The genome window ATTGTTTGACCTGCAGGCAGGGATGAAGACTAGATGTAAATGGGGGGTAATGATGAGACCAATCAGaggaacagaagaaaaaaaattaaaaaacattattctttCAAACTGTTCCGACAGTCTGTCAGACTAAAGCTCCACGTGACATCACTGATATAGGGTTAGGAGGGGGAAAATGCCATTGTAAACGTCAACATGCATTGTAATGATTGCACAGATCCACTCCAGCCGAGCTTTACTGTTAGGATTTGCTGCTAACTTGTCGGCAAACTCTTCAGTGAGTTCAGCAGACTGGAGAGATGGATAGAAGACAATCTGTTCTCCTTGGAACAAGCTGAAACACAGTGATAACTGTAATTCCATAAAACCCATTACGTAAAATGCTGAGCTAATATTTAGCGTACTTTTTGATCATACAGCACTGTGCTGTGTGGAAATAACATTTATATGTGAGGGCAGCACTGTAGATCACAGGTGGAAGATTTGTTGCGTCAGTAATGGGCAAAGGTTCCGTTCAGAGGAAGCTTGATCACTTTGATCGTTGGAGGGTTTAGAACAAGTTTCTGCACCTTTACAGACCAAGAAGTCACGTTTACCGTATGTCTCCAGTTGAATAAAACCCGTTTAGAGACCCAAATGTTACAAGACTTGTTGAAAGTGACGTCACATTTCCTATAAGAGATATTCATTGAAAATTGAAAGTTGTCATTTTTGGAAGAACAATCATTTTGGTTCTGTTGTTCAGcgttaaaataaagaaaaagataaaactttAGTAAAAATAGAATGGACACATTTGGCAGGGATGAAGACTAGATGGAAACATTGGGGGTAATGATGGTAAGAACAagaaaaatggatctaaaataatatttatcatgcttttagtgtcattctgttgtaGCCATTCACTATAATTATTCCATGAAACCTGCTAAAACTGAGATTTGCTTTTGTATCTATATTTAAACTATTGGTTTGTTCTTTATCACTTTTAGCCAAAGTCATGAAGAGCATTAGGGTCAACCCTCTAGGACCTGTTGTTGAAgatccaaagagccacttgtaGCATCACCTGCTTGATTATCAGACCGTTGAACACAAGATATTCATGGTCTAAATGGGCCGCAGCCCCTGAGAAAACCACCTTAAAGGtgtatagccacgttatatgattatagaaaaagaccaaaaaccgtttgatcataataaaataaagttatatatgCTGAagctccatcttgatagtgacATCAATAGCTTTCGCTTCAGCGAGGCGGAAGCTATTgatgtttttagtttattgatGTTTTCGCAACTGAACAAGATTCATGTCACTTTTCGGAATTGCATGAGCTATACCTGCTGAGACTTGTTATTCTGCCTGTGGAACAACTGGTCCACCAAGAGTCCAGAGAACTTTTGTTATGCAGAAAGGAACATTCCAGAATTTAGCGCAGGGACGTCTGCACGTTGAATGAAGGCGACTGACTCAGAAAGGGCTGGTCTTCCTCCTGGAGTGACAGTGGATCCCTAAGATACAATTATAAGTCATTGTATCTTAAACCCCCAGTCAGTTGTGGCAAATGGTCGTTCACTGAGCTGGAcgttttttcctgttaaaggagagttttcctctccactgtcgctacatgcatgcttagtatgagagtttgctgcaaagccatcaacaatgcagacgactgtccactgtggctctacgctcatccaggaggagtgaatgctgcttgtcaaagactccatgcaacctgctgggtttccttagaaaaccttttaaccaatctgtctgtctgatttAAGTGCATGGGCTTTGTAAAGGGGAATTGCCcctaaataaatagaatttaattaaaatattgtccTTTTTTCTATCCCTACCCTCTTCTACAGGGATGttcagctccagtcctcgagagccggtgtcctgcaacctttagatgtgtccctggtctgacacacctgagtcaaataatcagttaattagcaggagtctgaagaacctgactgcatactgaggagctaattgtgctatctgattcaggtgtgtgggaccagggaaacctctaaaagtttcaggacaccagcTGGACACCCATGATATATCTGTTCAATTATTAAAGATCCAATTACATCAATGCAAAATGAATATACCGATCCATATCATCATTTTTAAGATGcccctttattttgaaatgcacaAGGCATGAGACTAAAGTGATCGAGAGAGatcaaatattatgtttttacaattagaagaatgttgttttaaatgcctgcttagaaataaaatgctcaaatcatatttggcttttttttgtgagttaatatcaatgtaaataatagaGTTAGATGGGCTGATTATATTGTGACGTATCGACAGCATTGATCGGAAAACATAACAGACTTTGTGGTATCGGCAAATATCGTCTCACCACCCAAACAAACCGATATCATATTGTGTTgtgataaagctggtgatttacaccccaaATGATTTCAtgtattaacagaaatgttagTTTTAGAAGACAAAAACAAGCTTTACAGTCTCTAAGTGGAATGATTCAAACTGGCCCTGTAGGGGGACTTGAGTTTAAACAGTCTTCAGCCTTCCTTTCgtaaatttctttctttttccacaAACTTGCTTTGGTAGAACATGTTACAGGCAAGGTTCCCTCTGCCGGTAACAACTTTACAAATGCCCTTGTTAAAATATTCCGAAAcatccttttaatgttttttttatgtgatctGATTCAGACTGATGTGTTCTGCTGGAGTTAACACACATCTATGTTTATGTTCTAGGATTATCCAGCTGTGAACATGGACCCGTGACGGAAGGCGGATCAGTATGTGCATCTACAGCATCATGCTTTACAGGAGTTCTCCTCctttgatgatgatgacgatgctGCTCACTCACTCTGGGAAGGAAGGCTTCACTCCACTGTCTCCCTGCCAAAGTCATGGGACATTAACACTCGTCTCTGCTGCCTCATGGGTCTTCTAACCCATCAAAGACACTGCTGATGGAGGACGTCTCCATGGCGAACGCTTCCGGGTCCCCACCAGAGCCGGTCCTCCCGACGGGGAAGTCCTCAGAAATCGCCCCAGGCATCAGCCTACCTCTGCAGGTCTTCTTCAGCCTTGCCATGCTGGCCATCCTGCTAGTGGCCCTCGCAGGGAACGGGGTGGTGTGCATCATGGTGTACCAGAGATCTGCCATGCGCTCCGCCATCAACATCCTCCTAGCTAACCTGGCGTTTGCAGACCTGATGCTGGCCATCCTGAACATGCCGTTCGCTTTAGTCACCGTCATGACCACCAGCTGGAGCTTCGGGGACACGTTCTGCCGGGTTTCCGCCATGCTCTTCTGGCTGTTTGTGATCGAGGGAGGAGCCGTGTTGCTTATAATAAGCATAGATAGATTTCTGATTATCGTCCAGAAACAAGACAAGCTCAGCCCGCCCAGAGCCAAGCTGCTCATCGTGGTCACCTGGGTCCTCTCGTTGATTTTCTCCTTCCCCCTGGCTGTCGGCTCCCCTCCCCTGCATATCCCCCCCAGGGCGCCTCAGTGTGTCTTTGGCTACAGCGCTGACCCTGGATACCACGCCTATGTGTTGATCCTCATGctagttttcttcttcatacCCTTCATGGTGATGCTGTACACGTTCATGGGGATCCTGAACACCATCCGCCACAACGCCATCCGCATCCACAGCCACCCGGACAGCATGTGTCTGAGCCAGGCCAGCAAACTGGGCCTGCTGAGCCTCCAGAGGCCTTTCCAAATGAACATAGACATGAGCTTCAAGACCCGTGCCTTCACCACCATCCTCATCCTCTTCTCGGTGTTTACAGCATGCTGGGCGCCCTTTACTGCCTACAGCCTGGTGACTACCTTCAGCTTCGGCTTTTACCACAAAGACAGCTTTTTCCAGATCAGCACGTGGCTCCTGTGGTTGTGCTACCTCAAGTCCGCCCTGAACCCTCTCATCTACTACTGGAGGATCAAGAAGTTCCGAGATGCCTGCCTCGATCTGATGCCCAAATACTTCAAGTTTCTTCCTCAGCTGCCGGGCAACACAAAGAGACGCATACAGCCCAGCGCCGTGTACGTATGTGGGGAGCATCGCTCTGTGGTTTGAAGGGAAAATCCACTCTTAATATTGTTGAAAGCCCGCCTTGATCCCATGTACTTTGTATTTGAGGGCCTGATTGGTCTTTTGggtctttatttttctcagcGCAAGCTCAGGCTAAACGTAGCAGTGCATTGAAAAGGCAGGGGGGCTGAGCTGGTATGGCTAGCTGTTGAAAGGACTGATTGGTGGATCCAACATAGAAGATCCAGTTTTAGTCCAACATTCATGATTTTTAGAGACGTCTGAATGGAGAAAGCCCCACATGTCCTGTCTGAGTGGGAAAAATgttcctctgctgctctgtggttctggttccaatACCAGGTTCAGTCACATAACTGATTTTAACACACTGCTGGGGGactggaaacctttttaaagtTTCTAAAGAACTGAGACGATTATGACgcaaataaataattaagcGGAGCTCCGATTAAGTTATTCGGGACTGAGTGTTGACTAAACTAATCAGGGATGCAAACACCTTCTATGAAGAATCTTCATGTTTTGGtttactttgtctttttttatttgctgtgaCCCATAAATTAACCCCGTACCTGGAGAACCCAAGGAAAGGGCTCTCATCAGGTGTTCACATCCTGAACGTTTATTCTGATCTTCTGCATTCGTTGCTTCCTTCACCTTACTGAAGTACAATCCTCCATTGGCatgaaaaattaacaaattcCACTTTTCCTTCAATAATTTCCATGATTTTATCGGTTCATTTTTTGGTTgcaatgtttcatttttgtgtaaaatgaatataaatgttttaatctaAGATAAAGAAAACGTCTGTGATTAAAACTTTAACAGGGAAGGTTTTAGTAGAAATTCGGATCTTTCTCCAGTAAGTTTTTGTTCTTACCGGGGGCGTAATGTTAAATCCGGATGAGATGAAACATGATAAGGAGTTCACAAAATGAGATAagaaataagattttagcaAATTTCTTGGAATAACTTTAGgatccatttttttgttgttgttgccacaAATTGAGCAAAGAATACGTAATCAGAGCAGAACTATTCAGTCCACAGTTGACTGGGTTATACAGTATATTGGGTTTTTAACGCTTGGCTGATTTGAAGGCGCTCTTAATGCCATAACACGGAAGATTTGCTTTTAGTGTCTTCTCAAACAGAATGAAGATAAATAATGAAGTCAGGTGGTGTTCAGGTTAGAATAATCCTGTTCTGCTTTGATCAGTTGGTGGACTTTAGATTTCCACTAGAGCTGAGCATCCAGACTGGTCAAAACTGGGAATTGGCCCTTTACTTTACCACCAGACAGGAAGTTCTGCAGCGGACGCCATCTTGAGCTTGGTCGGGTGGAAGTCAGGCCACACAGTTTTAGATCTACTTCCTCTTgtacttcaaaataaaagtctcaaACATGGACCCAAGCCTAAAGAGCTCACCTTCGTGTCCTGGTGTCCAGGGCCAATTAAAATAGCTTGGTGTGTGCTCCTTGTTGATGATACTCCTCCAGAGGCACTTTGTGGTGTTTTCAGCATGGTCAGATCGTGTCCAACAATCCCCTCACAGTTCCACCGTTTTACTTCCACTTCAGGAGCAGGCTTTTTAAAATCCGAAATGTGTTTGTATCCTGGTAAAATATTCTGTAACAGACAAACGTTTCCATCCTCGGCAAACTGTGGTAGAATAGACTTCCCTGGAGCTTTGACATCTGTCCTGGGGCTGAGTGCCGCTTAAATTTAAACCCACAACCAACATGGCATCACATGAAAACACTTGGGTTTTGTAGTTGAAGAGAGTCTGCCGGTTCCATATGGTGAAAGGTGTTAGATGGGGAAGATCCACGCCGCTCTCTGCTCTGTGAACAGGGGATTAAAGCAGCATCGTTGTCTCCTCTCTCTGGAATCGTGGCGGGGCGAACAGGATGATTGAACCAAAGCCCCCGGTGTTGTACCGCAGTGTTAATGTCAGTCAGCAGGTCTGAGATGACCACACCTGCCAGGCGGAGCTTTTTCTGCTTCACTCGGTCTGAGCGGCTGTCCTTTTTTAATAAGCTTCTCATTCTAACAGAAAACAGCCACAGACGTTAGTGATGCTCAAGGAGTTGCAGTTAGTGTTATCATGTCATCAGAATGATACCCTCTGTCCACTAGGCTGCGTGTTAAGATGGATGCAGTTGCTCAAGATTATCAGATATAAGTCAGATCGCAACTGTGCTGTTGTCATTGGCAACCGGTCTGTTACTTGGTGACTGGGCACGAACGAGTGATATTCAGACCCAAACATTTGCTTCAAGGTGAAAATCAGTCCGTTCATTTCTACAAATGCAACCGAACCTGAAAAGAAAGGGGAACATTTCAGAACATTGTTTTCTATGCGGCGCAGCATGTTTGGGTGTTAGAAACCCTTTATCCATGTGGGGTTAGGGTTACTTCTCATTGTGTTGGAGAGAGGTGACATGGGCGATCTGAAGCACTGGAAGACTCCTCTTTCAGGTCCCACGTGTGCAAAGGAAAGTTAAACACTGATATAGTCATGGTGGGAAGAAAACTACGCCTTCATTGTCTTCTATGGTTTAGCATATTTTGCAGGGTTTTTGTGGTGTACCTGGCACAGACCAGATTATTCACATGATGAAACCCTAAAACTGGCGGTatgtgtgcttttcttttaCCTTGGCTGTAGTCTGTGTACAGAAAGGTTTAAGAATGAGGCCGTGAGGTTAATTCTCGCGTTTCTTGTCTCGGAGACGAACAGGAAAGGCCTGGGAGCGGCGCCTCCAGTCCGATTGGCTCCAGCAGCACCAcaggagaaagaaacagaaaccgTCTAAGATAAACATAGATGTCTGGTCTGTCATAAAGCACCACCTCCACCCACATCCCTGCTTACTAAACACACTGAAATAAACCCTTCCAAATTCACAGTAGTATAGTGACACGTTACAGTACCTGCTAATGTCCGGGTAGCTGCTCAAATCCAGCGCCCTGCTGCCTCACCACTTCTTTATCTCGTCTCAGAACTTCATAGTGCTGAATTTCTAAGATAATTTATCGATTCCTTCCACAAAACACTTTGAAATGAGACACCCAGTGTCATTTGAGAGGCACCAAGGTGGCACGAGGGGTTAAAGCAGTTTGTGAGATGCCGAGTGGGGTCTGGAGAGCACCTTGATGTTCCACATATAAAGGGTTTCCATGGATTACTGGCGTGAGGGTGTGGCGTGCTGCTGGGGGTTTCTTTACAGCCAGATTATTGAATGAACTGGTTTGAGGGGGCACAAACTTTAAATTGACCAGCCTCTGTCCCTAAAACTACTTTCTAATGAAAGCCCATGGCTATGGCCTAGACCAGTGACCAAATCATGCTTTACCCTCCTGTTTGAAGAAATGTCCTGCCTCCGTTTTTCAGACACGGTCTGTTCTTTCCTTTATATCTGCCGCTGAAGTCGCCCCTTTCAGCTCCACGTGTAGGGGACGTTGGGAGTGCGGTTCCGTTTTGAGTCTGAGGATTCTCTCTCAAGCCATCAGGGAGTACCAGATGCTGATTTTCATACTCGTCTTGAATATTTCACCAAAACAACTGCTGAACATCCACTTCATTCAAACACGTCTCCCCCTGCAGTGGCTGCTTTTGTGTCAGAGAGGTTTCATACTACTAGGAATTCAAATTGAGTCCTTGACCGAGTTTGAGGCTTTTGGACCAAAGTTGCATTGAAGCATAAGAAGCCATATGAGATTTTAGCCAAAATGAAAGCACATGTTGGCGGAAGGTGGAACATTTACGTTAAACCCAGTGGGATCTCCtcttttaaacacttttacTTGCCTGGAATTGGaaagaatagaataaaagctTTGGTTTTATCCCTGCTGCCAT of Fundulus heteroclitus isolate FHET01 chromosome 15, MU-UCD_Fhet_4.1, whole genome shotgun sequence contains these proteins:
- the gpr63 gene encoding probable G-protein coupled receptor 63, which codes for MEDVSMANASGSPPEPVLPTGKSSEIAPGISLPLQVFFSLAMLAILLVALAGNGVVCIMVYQRSAMRSAINILLANLAFADLMLAILNMPFALVTVMTTSWSFGDTFCRVSAMLFWLFVIEGGAVLLIISIDRFLIIVQKQDKLSPPRAKLLIVVTWVLSLIFSFPLAVGSPPLHIPPRAPQCVFGYSADPGYHAYVLILMLVFFFIPFMVMLYTFMGILNTIRHNAIRIHSHPDSMCLSQASKLGLLSLQRPFQMNIDMSFKTRAFTTILILFSVFTACWAPFTAYSLVTTFSFGFYHKDSFFQISTWLLWLCYLKSALNPLIYYWRIKKFRDACLDLMPKYFKFLPQLPGNTKRRIQPSAVYVCGEHRSVV